The genomic DNA ACAACAAACCCAAAAACTCACTGAGGCTTTCTATATTACACAGCGAATGCGATGGCTTTGTACGAGCCTGCTTCGGATCTGTACAAATTTACAGCTAGATTATTTTGGAAATCCTCATAAAAggacaacaaaatggtgtgggaAAAAAACTACATTTGGATGTAGATGCTAACGGAGCAGATGGAGACAAGTTAGCAGATGATGctttccctccctccctccctcctgcAGTGAGCATTGTGATATAACTTTTTTCTGTCTTTTCTGTTTTTCTGTGGGTGGAGATCGGATGAAACCCTGGGGCTAACCCTAATGATGAAGACTAGTTAAGTAGCACCGTCGGTGTGGTGGTTGGGGATGTTGATTTTAAGAACAGTAAAAACAATTTGGCCGGTTCCTTCCGCTTTGGGCACTTGCATGCATGTCCCGTCGGCCCGTCCCTGCTCACTTTAATGCAAATCGATCTTTTCACCGAACACTCTTTTATTTGTAATCACAAGGTGTTTTCTTAATTAAGATCATCTAGACAGTAAAtaggccaaaaaaaaaaaaaacaacaaaaaaatggAAAGAAATTGAAGAAATCACTGAGCCATCTTGTTGATGTTAGTGTGAGGAAGGAACTCGAGAGCTTGCAACAACGTAAGCCGCAGTCTTCCCAGATGAGGCTTCACGTTCTGGTTCTCCAGATACACTCTGCTGAGCTCGTTCCATCCTTTGCGATGGATCGACTGCGGGTCCGTGAAGACGGGGTGGTCTTTTGGGTACTGATCGCTCAGCGTGCTCTCGTCGGCTTGGATGAGGTATTCCAAGTAATGGAGCTCCATCGCCGGCGCCGGATTCCCGAAGGTGTCGCGGGCTAGCCATGTCAGGTCCCCCATGGGGACCACCTGGATGACGACGGCGCCCTTGGGGAGGAAGACCAGGTTGGTGAGGCCGGCGCCGTGGACGCCGACCATGACGTCGGCCGAGTTCACCAGGCGCGCGAACTTCCCCAAGTCGGTGGCGATCTCCGGCTCCGCCGTGCGGACGTCGAAGCCCAGGCTCATCGCCATGTCCGCCATTCCCCTCTCGTTGAGCAGCATCCGGGAGCCCCGGCGCGAGATGATGAGCAGGCGCGGCTTCCGCCGCACGTCCCACGCGCTGCCCCCCGACGGCTCCGCGGTCTCGCGCTCCAGCCCGTATGCTCGCCGGAGCATCGCCTTGAAGTCCGCCATCGACCGGGATCCGCCGGGCGGCTTGGAGGGATCCACGCCGAGCTCCTTGTGGAAGCTCAGCCCGGTGATCACTCGCGGGAAGCACCGCACCGCGCCGCcgtcggcgtcggcgtcggcgtcgATGACCTCGTACTTGGAGAGCTGGCTCAGGATGGCGCCGAACTTGCTCAGCCACCAGGACTTGGCTTCCGCCACCACGAACTGGACCTCGCCGTCGAAGCGGCCGGCAGTGATGAAGAGCGGCACCAGCACGTCGGTGAAGTCGTGGAAAAGGTTGCCGGTGAAGCCGGCGGTGGAGAAGACGACGGCAGGAACAGTGTGGTTCTCCGTGCAGGAGGGGGGCGGGTCGTCACCTGGAAAAGGCTTCAGCGTCCACTCCTTGACATTGGAGAGGGCGAACTGGTCGTTCTTCCGGGCGTAGGGTTTCACCTTCCACTCCTGCGACGTCAAGGTAGCGGGCACGAACACGGTCTGCGAGCTCCCTTGCACTCTCACATCTCCCTCCGCCTCACACAAGTCGGAACGGCGGCTGGTTTCGACGCAGATGGGTTTCTGCAACTTCTCGACGACGGCGGCGGTGGCGGCGCGGTTTTCCTCTGCGCGCTTCCCCAATGCCCCTTCTCTATCCCCTGTAATCAATGCAACCCACTCAGGATCAAAATTGTAGCTCTAGGAAGCTACAATCCCCAAATTGAGCTGATAGAATTACCATTTAGAGCAATTTTGCGGCTTTGGCCAGTCACCATCTTGATAGAATCCATGGCCGTTTCGATTTCCGGCGACGCCCGCTGCTTAGCTGCAGAAAAGAAAAGATGCAATTTTTGCTGCTGCTTCAcacggagcaagaagaagacacGAATCTAAACTCAGTGCGGCAGGGAGAGATCGAAGCATACCATAATTAGGAGAAGAGGAATAGCGAGCTCTGACGAGAGAAAGGACGCAGAGAGAGAGGAGCATGGAGGTTATGACGAAGGCATTGCCGGCTCGCCTCGGCTCAGGCCTGGAAA from Zingiber officinale cultivar Zhangliang chromosome 4A, Zo_v1.1, whole genome shotgun sequence includes the following:
- the LOC121970279 gene encoding alpha-1,3-arabinosyltransferase XAT3-like is translated as MMKSTRAFSRPEPRRAGNAFVITSMLLSLCVLSLVRARYSSSPNYAKQRASPEIETAMDSIKMVTGQSRKIALNGDREGALGKRAEENRAATAAVVEKLQKPICVETSRRSDLCEAEGDVRVQGSSQTVFVPATLTSQEWKVKPYARKNDQFALSNVKEWTLKPFPGDDPPPSCTENHTVPAVVFSTAGFTGNLFHDFTDVLVPLFITAGRFDGEVQFVVAEAKSWWLSKFGAILSQLSKYEVIDADADADGGAVRCFPRVITGLSFHKELGVDPSKPPGGSRSMADFKAMLRRAYGLERETAEPSGGSAWDVRRKPRLLIISRRGSRMLLNERGMADMAMSLGFDVRTAEPEIATDLGKFARLVNSADVMVGVHGAGLTNLVFLPKGAVVIQVVPMGDLTWLARDTFGNPAPAMELHYLEYLIQADESTLSDQYPKDHPVFTDPQSIHRKGWNELSRVYLENQNVKPHLGRLRLTLLQALEFLPHTNINKMAQ